Proteins encoded within one genomic window of Oryza glaberrima chromosome 12, OglaRS2, whole genome shotgun sequence:
- the LOC127758121 gene encoding probable nucleolar protein 5-2: MTVKRSTSTSTSSKRGCSATRTATAGSIAGVDHNTYHCLIVLVLFETPSGFAMFGMSGDRLIQPNALQEIWANFGVDYRVSKFIWLKEFREIKDKSSAINHDTGVSCDLAEMIMKWHHPGQKMAVGKPEYKEIIERSLSVPCMFDEIVMEVMWGLKNLMHVLVPQEKMKLSKDDYLPMSQGLYMLLNRYGLDVKPEMVTDSIIKLACFLLDCEYCDVKNSKHLRWTGEYIEKRSGIKCLDWDLMKLATGIKIICYPTERSTAEEAMFTQDELSKLVKDAHKYEGKIRKRSFMNAYSEMVEARQLIPMVQKQLEDLVKEAKDACEAEQST; the protein is encoded by the exons ATGACAGTTAAGAGAtcgacctcgacctcgaccTCGAGTAAGCGAGGATGCAGTGCTACTcgtacggcgacggcggggtcaATCGCCGGTGTAG ATCACAATACGTACCATTGTCTAATAGTCTTAGTTCTGTTTGAGACGCCCTCTGGCTTCGCAATGTTTGGTATGAGTGGGGACAGACTCATTCAACCAAATGCCCTGCAG GAAATCTGGGCAAACTTTGGCGTGGACTATAGGGTATCCAAA TTCATTTGGCTGAAGGAATTTCGAGAAATCAAGGACAAGTCCAGTGCCATTAATCATGATACTGGTGTCAGTTGCGACCTTGCTGAGATGATCATGAAGTGGCATCACCCTGGGCAGAAAATGGCCGTTGGAAAACCCGAATATAAAGAAATCATTGAAAGAAGCTTG AGTGTGCCCTGCATGTTTGATGAAATTGTGATGGAAGTGATGTGGGGCCTGAAGAATCTGATGCATGTTTTAGTACCCCAAGAAAAAATGAAGTTGAGCAAGGACGACTACCTCCCAATGAGCCAAGGATTGTACATGCTCCTTAACCGCTATGGTTTGGATGTCAAACCAGAGATG GTTACTGACTCTATTATTAAGCTGGCATGCTTCTTGCTTGATTGCGAATACTGTGATGTGAAAAACTCCAAGCACTTGCGCTGGACTGGTGAATACATTGAGAAACGGTCTGGCATTAAATGTTTAGACTGGGATTTGATGAAACTTGCTACGGGTATTAAGATCATATGTTACCCCACAGAAAGATCTACAGCTGAGGAAGCG ATGTTTACACAAGATGAGCTGTCGAAGTTAGTGAAGGATGCACATAAGTATGAAGGGAAGATCCGTAAGAGATCTTTCATGAATGCCTACAGCGAGATGGTTGAAGCCCGTCAACTTATTCCTATGGTACAAAAACAACTGGAGGACTTGGTAAAGGAGGCCAAAGATGCATGTGAAGCTGAACAAAGCACATGA